GCCACGAGCCGCACGGCAGGCCCGCGCCTCCGCTGCCGCGGCAGCGGGTCGAGATCGCCGCGGCCCGCGCCGTGGCCCGGCCGACGGGGGATCACCTGGTGGGCACCGTGCGCGCGCGGAGCGAGGCGGCCGTCGCGCCCTCGGTCACCGGCACCGTCCGCGCCGTGCGCGTGGCCGTCGGCGGCCGCGTGAAGGCGGGCGATCTCCTCGCGCAGCTCTCGGCCGGCGAGGTCTCCGCGAAGGCCGATCAGGCCCGCGCCGTGCTCTCGCAGGCGAGCGTGCGCTTCGACCGCGCCGCTCAGCTCAAGGCGAGCGGCTCGATCGCGCAGGCCGAGTACGACGCGGCGGAGTCGCAGCGCGCCATCGCGCGCGCGGGCCTTCAGGAGGCCGAGGCCATGCTCGCGTACCTCTCGGTGCGCGCCCCCGTGGACGGCGTGGTCACGACCAAGCGCTGCGAGGTCGGCGATCTCGCGCTGGCCGGGCGGCCGCTCTTCACGATCGAGCAGCCGGGGGCGCTGAGGCTCGAGGTGGGGGTGCCCGAGGCGATCGCGCACCACGCGGCCCTCGGCACGTCGCTGCTCGTCC
The nucleotide sequence above comes from Myxococcales bacterium. Encoded proteins:
- a CDS encoding efflux RND transporter periplasmic adaptor subunit, which gives rise to MKTLPRRSPSRLLSPAVPAALLASLAALAACGHEPHGRPAPPLPRQRVEIAAARAVARPTGDHLVGTVRARSEAAVAPSVTGTVRAVRVAVGGRVKAGDLLAQLSAGEVSAKADQARAVLSQASVRFDRAAQLKASGSIAQAEYDAAESQRAIARAGLQEAEAMLAYLSVRAPVDGVVTTKRCEVGDLALAGRPLFTIEQPGALRLEVGVPEAIAHHAALGTSLLVRVDTVERELAGKVDEVSPSADPQSRTVQVKIALPEEKGASAVRPGMFARVLVPTGEVRALEVPRAALVRRGQLELVYVVEQDRAVLRLVRAGRERDAGVDVLAGLAAGERVVVGGLGGLVDGQPVQVAQ